TCCTTGATGAGGTGCAGACCGGGATGGGCCGCACTGGCAAGATGTGGGCATGTGAGCACGAGGACGTGGCACCGGACGTCCTCACTTCGTCCAAGGGGCTGGGTGGCGGGATCGCGCCGGTAGGGGCTTTCATCGCCCGCCCGCACCTGTGGGGGGCGATGACGAAGCATCCCTACATGCACACCACCACGTTCGGCAACCGCCTGGGATGGGCCGCGTCCGCGGCCACGATACGGGTCATCCAGGAGGAAGGGCTGCTGCCTCGCGCAACGGCGATAGGGAATCGCCTGATGGCCGGGCTCCGCCAGGCGGCCGCGACCGTTCCCGGGATGACCACGGATGTCCGGGGTCGCGGTTGTCTGGTCGGCGCGGAGTTCGCCGACCCCGACGTGGCCTTCCTGGTGCTTGCCGGAATGGTGCAGCGACAGGTGCTGGCCTTCCACGGGATCAACCGGCCCGAGGTCATCAGGTTTGCTCCGCCGCTGATCGCGACCGATGCCCAGGTGGATCGCGCGGTGGAGGCATTCGGCGATGCCCTGAAGGAGGCGCGGGCGCTGCTCTCCGAGATCGAAGCCGCTCCCGGTGCGCAGTAGGCCAGCGCCCGCGCCGGCAGCGCGCGAAGTGTTGTGAGATGGTTTCGGATATGCTAGTGTCACACTACGCCACACGAAGTCTAAGGAGGGAATGCCATCGTGAGGTTCCTCCCGGGTCGTGCAATCGCACTGGCCGTCATCCTGGCCCTTGTTCTCCTTCCCATGATCCCCAGCGCGGCTCAGCAGCCGCGGCGTGGCGGTGCCCTGCGGATCGCGCACATCGGTGAGCCGCCGACACTGGATCAGCACTGGACCACCGCGGCGATCACCGGCCACATCATGTACCACGTCAACGAGGGCCTGTTCGCGGTCAACAAGAAGTTCGAGCCCAAGCCGGTGCTCGTGGACAAGTGGACGCTGGCCCCAGACCGGCTAACGTACACGTTCACCCTGCGGCGGGGAGTGAAGTTCCACAACGGCAAGGAGATGACAAGCGAGGACGTCAAGGCATCGCTTGAGCGCTGGGGCCGGATCGCAACGCGGGGCCGATCGCTGTTTGCGAACGTGGTCTCGGTCACCAACCCCGATCCCCTGACCGTGGTGATGAAGCTGCGGGAGCCGTACGCGCTGCTGGCACTGGATCTGGGCTGGGTCGGGCAGTCCGCGGTCATCTTCCCCAAAGAGGTGATCGACGAGGCCGGCACAGGCATGGTCAAGCGGTTCATCAGCACCGGCCCGTACAGGTTCGTTGAGCACCTCCCTGACCGTCACATCCGGCTCGATCGGTTTGAGGGCTACGCGGCTCGCACCGAGGAGCCGGACGGGGCAACCGGGCGCAAGCACGCCTACTTCGACTCCATCTACATCATCCCCGTGCCTGACGCGGCGGTGCGGATCGCCGGCGTGAAGAGGGGCGAGTACCACTTCGCCGAGACGATCCCGCCCGACGAGTACGACCGCCTGCGGACCGATCCCGACCTGGTGCCCTACATCACCGAGACGGCGAGCTGGCTCACCGCGGTCTTCAACAACAGGTCGCCCCTGATGGGGAACCGGAAGATCCGCCAGGCCTTCCAGGCCGTGCTGGATCAGGAGGCCGTCATGCGGGCGGCCTACGGCAACCCGCGCTTCTGGCGCATAGACCCCGGGCTGATGCCCAAGGAACACTACCTGTGGACCGACGCCGGCAAGGAGTTCGTGAACCAGAAGAACACCGAGCGCGCCAGGCAGTTGCTGGCCGAGGCCGGCTACAAGGGCGAGCCCATCCGTTGGGTCACCACCATGGAGTACGTGGCCTACGGAACCGCGGCACAGGTGGTCAAGCCGATGCTCGAGCGGGCGGGGTTCGTGGTGGACCTCCAGGTTGTGGACTGGGCCACGCTGGTGGCGCGCCGCGCGAGGCCCGAGCTTTGGGACGTGTTCAGCACGGCGTTCAGCTTCGTCGCCGATCCGGTGCTGCTGCTGTCGCTGCAGCCCACGTGGCCGGGCTGGTACGACAACCGCGACATGAACGCGATGATGACCCTGATGCGGCGGCACTCCGACCCCAAGGTGCGCCACGAACTCTGGAAGCGGATGCAGAAGCTCTGGTACGAGGATGCGGGCACGATCAAGTTCGGCGACTACTTCGTGCTGCACCTCTTCAGGAAGGAACTCAAGGGCTACGTCAACATCCCCACCCATGTGTGGTGGAATTCGTGGCTTGAGACGCGGTAGTTTGGTGCCGGGTTCGGTGGTGGAGGGGGGACTCGCCCCCTCCACCGGGTACGGCCCGGCCGCGCGGATCTCGCAGAGGACTCCGACCCAACGATGACCGGATACATAGTTCGCCGGCTGATCGCGCTGCTGCCGGTCCTCATGATAGTGGCGACGGTAGGGTTCTTCCTCATCTACCTGACGCCCGGCGACCCGGCCTCGGTCATGTTGGGCCCCGATGCCACCACCGAGGACGTGGCGAACCTCAAGCATCATATGGGCCTGGACCGGCCTCTCCTCATTCAGCTCCTGCGGTGGTACGGCCGCACCCTGCAGGGCGACCTGGGCTACTCGATCTTCCTGCAGCGCCCGGTGCTTCAAGCGATATTCGAGCGGATCGAGCCCACCGTGATGCTGACGCTGATGTCCCTCACAGTGGCCGTCTTGATTGGGATCCCGGCCGGCGTCGTCGCGGCGGTGCGGCGCAACACCTGGGTAGACCAGGCCGCGATGGGCGTCGCGCTCTTTGGGGTATCGGTGCCCACCTTCTGGATGGGCCTCAACCTGATCCTGCTCTTTTCTGTCTACCTGGGGCTGTTCCCGGTGGCGGGCTACGTGCCGCTCGACCAATCGCTCGCTGGCGCCTTTAGGTCGCTGGTGTTGCCCGCCTTCACCCTGGGCTTCAGCGCCTCGGCGCTGATCGCACGCATGACGCGTTCGAGCATGCTGGAGGTCCTCGGACAGGACTACATCCGGACGGCCCGATCCAAGGGGAATCGGGAACGGATTGTGATCTATCACCACGCGCTCCGCAATGCGATGATCCCCACACTGACCGTGGTCGGCCTGGCGTTGGGCGGCCTGCTCGCCGGTGCCATCGTGACCGAGACGGTCTTCGCCCTGCCCGGCGTGGGCCGTCTGGTCATCTCGTCGGTAATGCGGCGCGACTACCCCGTCGTACAGGGGGTCCTGATCTTCGTGGCCTCGAGCTACGTGATGGTGAACCTGTTGATTGACGTGCTCTACGTTTACCTCGATCCGCGGATCAAATACGCGTGAGGTTTCCATGAGCGAAGTGGTCGCCTCCATCAATGACTATTCGGCCCTGTCCCGGCCTCCGGCTGGCACGTGGACCGTTGTCTTCCGCGCCCTGCGACGGAGCAGGTCTACGCTCATCGGCGGGTGCGTCGTGCTGGCGGTTCTGGTGGTCGCAGTGATGGCCCCGGTTTTTGCGCCTTACGATCCCCAGGAGATCGAGGTGCCCCGGCGACTGCAGGGCCCCAGCAGCGCGCATTTCTTTGGCACCGACAACATGGGACGCGACATCTTGAGCCGGGTGATCTACGGGGCGCGAATATCGCTGGTGGTTGGCATATTCGTTGTGTTTTGCGCCGCGGGGGCTGGGATCATGCTCGGCCTGACCGCGGGGTACTCCGACCGGCTTGACCGGTTCCTTATGAGAATCATGGACGGCCTGATGGCGTTTCCCTCAACCCTGCTGGCCATCGCGCTGATGGCCGCGCTGGGTGCCCGGCTCTCCAATATCATCATCGCGCTGGCGGTGGTCTATACTCCCAACGTAGCGCGTGTTGTGCGGAGCGTGACACTCGTGGTCCGTGAGCTAGACTATGTGCAGGCGGCCCAGGCCATGGGCGCAAGCGATGCACGCATCCTCTCCCGCCATATTCTTCCCAACTGCTTGCCGCCCGTGATCGTCCAGGGCACTTTCATCTTTGCGCAATCGGTACTGGCCGAGGCGGCCCTGAGCTTCCTGGGAGTAGGTCTGCCCCCGTACATTCCAAGCTGGGGAACGGTCATAACCACCGGCCGGATGTTCATGCAGACCGCGCCCTGGATCACGATCTTCCCCGGGGTGGCGATCCTCGTCACGGTGCTGGGACTGAACCTGTTGGGCGACGGCCTGCGGGACCTGGCGGACCCCCGGCTGCGCGGCGGGCTCGGCTAGATCCACACAGGACGCCTATGGAGATGTCAACCGAGCGCGGCACCGGCGGGATGGCCGTTGCCCGCCGCTTTCTTCGGTTCTTCCAGGACCGCGGCCACACGGTGGTCGCCAGCGCCTCGCTCGTGCCTGCGGGCGACCCCACGCTGCTGTTCACCAATGCCGGGATGGTGCAGTTCAAGGACGTCTTCCTGGGGCTGGAGCAGCGGTCGTACGTGCGGGCGGCTTCGATACAGCGCTGTCTCCGCGTCAGCGGCAAGCACAACGACCTGGAGCAGGTTGGACCGAGCCCGCGCCACCACACGCTGTTCTTCATGGCAGGCAACTTCAGCTTCGGCGACTACTTCAAGCGCGAGGCGATCGCCTACGCCTGGGAGTTCATCACGCAGGAGATAGGCGTCGCGCCCGACCGTCTGATCGCCACGGTGCTGGACGATGACGACGAGGCCTTCGCGCACTGGAGAGCCGTCGGTGTGCCCGAGGATCGGATCATGCGCATGGGGGAGAAGACCAACTTCTGGTCCATGGGCGAGATCGGCCCGTGCGGCCCCACCGCGGAGCTGCACTACGACTGGGGTCCGCAGCGCTGTACCTGCGGCCGTTCGGACTGCAGTGTGGCCCTGGACAACGATTGCCAGCGGTGGCTGGAGATCTGGAACCTCGTATTCATGCAGTACAACCAGGCGCCGGACGGCACGCGCACGCTCCTGCCCAGGCCGGGCGTGGACACAGGATTGGGCATCGAGCGCATCGCCGCCGTGGCGCAGCAGGCGGCCACGAACTACGACACCGACCTGTTCGCGCCGATCGTGGAGCGCGTGCAGGGCCTGCTTGGGCACACCGACGTCCAGCGACAGCAGGCCGTGGTCGCGTACAGGGTGATCGCCGACCACGTCAGGGCAGGAACGTTCTTGGTCGCAGACGGAGTGATGCCAGGCAACGAGGGCCGCGCCTATGTGCTGCGCATGATCCTGCGCCGTGCCATACGGTTCGGTCGCCGCATCGGTTTCGAGGGACCGTTCGTAGGCGAGGTCGCCGATGTCGTGATCGAGCAGATGGCGCCGGACTACCCTGAGCTGGTCACGCGGCACGAGTTCATTCTCAAGATCCTCGGGGCCGAGGAGGCCCGCTTCGCACAGACTCTCTCGGCGGGCCTGGAGCGGGTGGCCGAGGTCGTGGAGGCGACGCAGGCGCGGGGCGGGCGCGTGATCTCCGGCCCGGACGCGTTCCGGCTGTACGACACCTACGGATTCCCTATTGAGATGACGCGAGACCTGGCAGGCGAGGCAGGCCTTGGCATTGACGAGGAGGGCTTCCGGCAGGAGATGGAGGAACAGCGCCGCAGGAGTCGCGAGGGCGCAGGGGGACCGCCGGGAAGGGGCGCGGCGGGCGTGGAGGCCGCCGCCCTGGATGACCTCCCGGCCACCACGTTCGTCGGCTATGCTCGCTATGACTCGCCGGCAACGGTGCTGGCGGTGTTCCGAGACGGGATGCGCGTTGATGAAGCCGGCACCGGGTACGAGGTCGTCCTCGTGCTGGACCGCACACCGTTCTACGCCGAGGCCGGGGGCCAGGTGGGCGATTCGGGCATCGTGACCGCGCGGGGGCTGCGTGTTGAGGTAGGCGATGCGTGCCGCCTGAATTCTATGATCACCGGCCACGCCGGGCGTGTGATCTCGGGCCGCGTCCGTGAAGGGATGCGTGTGCGGGCCGGCGTTGAGAGGGAGAGGCGGGACGCCATAAGACGCAACCACACCGCGACCCACCTGCTGCACCAGGCGCTCCAGGAGGTGTTGGGCGAGCACGCGCAGCAGGCGGGCTCGCTGGTGGCGCCCGACCGCCTCCGGTTCGATTTCACCCACGCGGTGGCCCTTACGCCACAGGAGCGCGCTCGGGTGGAGCGCCGCGTGAACGAGATGGTGATGAAGGCCAGACCCGTGCGCGCGGCCGCCATGACGCTCGACCGCGCGCGTGACCTGGGGTCAAAGGCCCTCTTCGGTGAGAAGTACGGCGAGGTCGTCCGCGTGGTGTCGGTAGAAGGGTACAGCCGCGAGCTCTGCGGCGGAACCCACCTGACCAACACCGGGGAAGTGGGGTTGTTCACCATCATTTCCGAGAGCGGTGTGGCCGCGGGCATCCGCCGGATTGAGGCCGTGACCGGGTGGCGCGCCTACGAGCGCGCGCTGGGCAACGAGCAACTCCTGGCGGAGATAGGCACATCGCTGCGTGCCGCGCCCTCAGAGGTGCTCGAGCGCGTGCACCGTCTGAGCGATCAGGTGCGCGCCCTTGAGCGCATCGAGAGACAGCGCCAGGCAGGCGAAATCGGCGAGACTCACCATGATGAGGCCGACGTTGGTGGCTTGCGGGTGGTCACCGCCCGCCTGGAAGACGGTGCCGCCCACGACTCCCTGCGCGCTGCGGGCGATCGTCTGCGTCACCGTCTGGGCAGCGGGGTCTACGTGCTGGCCAGCGCCTCGGGCGATCGGGCCAATCTCGTCGTGATGGTTACCCCGGACCTCACCGGGCGCGGTGTGCGCGCCGACGCCCTTGTTCGAGCGATTGCTGCCCGCATGGGAGGCACCGGAGGCGGGAAGGCGGAGCTGGCACAGGCGGCCGGCCGCGACGTGGAGCGGCTCGACGAGGCCCTGGCGTCCGCCGCCGCCGAGGTGAGGCGCCTGGGTGCGACATCCTGAGGGGCCGCGGGTTCTGGCAATAGACCCGGGCGAGCGACGGCTCGGGATCGCGATCAGCGATCCCATGGGGCGTATCGCCCTGCCCCTCGAAGTCCGCGGGCGCAAGGGGTGGTCAGGCGACCTGGCCTACGTACGAAAGCTGGTTGAGACGTACGGGGTCGCGGAAGTGGTTGTGGGAAGACCCCTGACCGCGAGTGGGACCGTGGGTTCCCAGGCGGAATCGGCCGCCCGTTTCGCCCTGCGCCTGCGCGCGGCGCTTCGGATACCGGTTGTTGAGGTGGACGAGCGCTTCTCGACCGCGGGCGCGGACAGGGCAATGCGCGAGGGGGGCGCCGGCGGCCGCGAGCGGCGCAGGAAGCGCGACGCGGTGGCGGCGGCGTTGATCCTGCAGCCCTACCTAGATCGCCGCCGCCGGCCGTTGCCCGGCTCGGATGAAGGTGTTATGCTCCCTCCGTGACTGGCCGATCTGCGGGGAGGAGGGGGCTGCGGACGGCAAGGGCCGGTGGGCTTGGAGGTGTTCTGTGATTGAAGAAATGGAAGTGGTAACGCTGGAGGACGAGGACGGAATCGCGCACCGGTTCAGTGTGGTGGACATCGTGGAAGTCGAAGACCGTCGCTACGCCGTTCTGCTCCCTGAGGATGAGGAAGACGCGGCCGCGGTCATCTTCAGAGTGGAGACCCCCGAGCATCTTGTGCCGATTGAGGACGACGATGAACTGAGCCGCGTGGTGGCCGCGCTCGAGGAGACCGCCGGGTACGGGGAGATCATCCTTGAGGAGGGCGGCGAGGACCGCGATGACCTGGACGTTCTCGACGATCTGGCCGGCGAGGCCCAGGCCAACGGAGACCGGGCGGACGACGAGGATGAGGAGGACGAGTAGACTGCCCCGCGGCCTCCCATGATCGGTACGGGCGTCCTGTGCCGCATCAGGCTCCGGCGCGCGGTGTTGTCGGTGGGCATCGCGGTCGCCGGTGCCGTGTTTCTGGGCGCGGCGGCTGCCGCGCTCCTGTGGTGCGAGATGCGGCCTCCCGGAGGTCCGGACCGCTCCCGCACCGTGGTCGTGCCACCGGGGGAGACCACCTGGCAGATCGGCCGTCGTCTGGCCGAGGCCCGGGTCGTGCGTAGCGCGCGCGCCGTGGTGATTGCGGCGCGGCTGCGGCGCGTGGACGGCCGGCTCCGCAGCGGCGAGTACGCGCTCAGCCCGGCGCAGAGCGCCTGGCAGATCGTGGGCGTCCTGGCTCGGGGCGAAGCGATCCTGCACCGCATCACCATCCCAGAGGGGTTCACGGCGGCTCAGATCGCCGATGCCCTGGCAGAGGCCGGGCTGGCAGATCGCGATCGGTTTCTGGATCTGGCGTTGCGCTCGGAAGGATACCTCTTCCCCGACACCTACCTCCTGCCGCGTGGGCTTGGGGAGCCGGCGCTCGTCGCACGGTTCCTGGGCAGGTTCGATGCCGTGATCGGCGCCGATCTGCGCGAAGCGGCGCGCGCGCGGGGCCTGAGTCTCCACCAGCTCGTAACGGTGGCCTCCATGATCGAGCGGGAAGCCCGGGTTCCGGAGGAGCGCGCGGTGATCGCCGGCGTGATCTACAATAGACTGCGCCTGGGCATGCGCCTGGAGATAGACGCCACCGTGCTCTACGCGCTGGGGCGGCACAAGGCCGAGCTCGCGCTCGCGGACCTCGCGGTTGACTCGCCGTACAACACCTACCGGAATCCCGGTCTGCCGCCCGGACCGATCGCCAACCCTGGCCTGGCTGCGGTTGCCGCTGCCGCGGCACCGGCTGAGACACCGTTCCTGTACTATGTCCTGCGGCCCGACGGTTCCCACCACTTCAGCCGCACGCTGCGGGAGCACCAGGACGCGATCATACGGTACCGGAGATGAGCAACCTCCTGCGCCTGCTCGCGCCCCGGTACTGCGTTGACGCGGTGTTCGACCTTACGCCATCGCGGCTGCGGGCCTGGGGAATCGAGGCGCTCATGCTTGACCTGGACAACACACTTGTGGCCTGGGGCAAGAGCGAGCCGCCAGAGGAGGTTCTGGCCTGGCTGGAGGACCTCCGGCGGTCAGGCATCCCGGTCTGCCTCGTGTCCAACACCCTCTCGCGGCGGCTGCGCGCCGCCACCGTGGCCTTGGAGCTGCCGGCGGCACCGGGGAGATCGAAACCCAGCGCCGACAAGCTGCGCCGTGCGTTGCGCATCCTTGGTACCTCACCGGATCGAACGGCTATGGTAGGCGACCAGCTCTTCACGGACGTGCTGGCCGGGAACCGGCTCGGCATTCCCACCATCCTGACCGGGCCGCTGTCGCCGTACGAACCCCTGCGCGTTCGCTTCGTGAGGGCGATCGAGCGATTCGTGCTGCGCGCGCTCGCTCGCAAGGGAGTTGTGCCGGTCCGGCCGCAGGTCTGACCTTCCGGCTTCGCGGGCATACAGAGTGTGCCCTTCGAGATGCCTCGCGGGGTCAGCAAGGGGTGCGGGATGAACCCAGACACCAGGGTGGAGTGGTGGCCCCTCTACGTTCGGGCGCTGACCGCGCTGTTTGGAATCTCCGTGATCTTCACCGGCGTGCCGGCCGGGACCACAATCGCGTCGCCACTCACCGTGGCGCTGCTACTCGTGCTGCTGGTCGCCGCGGGCCTGCCCAGCGTGGTGGCGCCACGTCGGATCGGCGGGTTTCCCCTAGCACGCCACTCCGGGATCATGCTGGAGCTGCTCGTTGTATCCCTCATCGTGTTCGAGACCGGGGGCAAGACCAGCTTCTTCTACTTCCTGTACGTGCCGGTTCTGATCTTGGCGACGGCCGGTCGTGGGATCGTCGCCGGCGTGATCAGCGGCTGGGTGGCCGCGACGGGCTTTGCGATCGCCGCAGGCCTGGAGAGCGGGACGGCAGCCGGTTCGCTCCCGCGCGGCATGCTTCTGGTCCTGGCCGGCGTCTTGATCGGGATAATCGAAGAGCGCCGGGCCGAAGGCGCGGCGTCGGTCCTGCACGGCGTCGAGGCGCTGACACGGCAGGCGAGCACAGCCGCCGAGTTGCGCGCGGCTGTCACAACAATGGCTCCGCTGGACCTGGCCGGCCGTGCCCGTCATCTCCTGGAGCGATCGCTGCGCCTGGCCGATGCCAGTCACGGGCTCGTGGTGATGCTCGATGGCGACGGACAGCCGGTCGTCGAGGCCGGCATCGGCGCAGATGGTGTGGCCCGGGCCGCGGGTGATCACCTCCCGGCGACCGGCGTTCTCGGCATCGTGCTTCGATCAGGGTTGTCCCAGACGGTGGCGGACGCGGGCAGGGACGCGGGCTGGGCCGGCGTTCTTGGGGAGGACGGCGCGCGCTCTGCCGCCCTGATTCCGCTCGCCCTGCAGGGCACGCCGTTTGGTGCCCTCCTGCTGGCGCGCCACGATCTCAGGTTGTTTGCCGGCGATCAAACCGAAGCGGCGCGTGCACTGGCCGAGACGGCCGCGCCCCTACTGTGGGACGCCCGGGCCGTGGCGCAGTCTCGCGATTTCATGTTGAGCACCGTGAGGACCCTGGCCGCGGCCCTGGAGGCCAAGGACCCTTATACGCGGGGCCACTCGCAGCGTGTCGCGACCTGTGCCGTTGCCATCGCGACAGACCTTGGGCTCCCTACGGAGGAGATAGAGCGGATCCGCTGGGCGAGCATGCTGCACGACATCGGGAAGATCGCCACACCGGAGGCCATCCTGCGCAAGCGCGGCTCGCTGACCGATGAGGAACGGGCGGTGATGAACCAGCACCCCGAGCGCGGCGCCAGCATCCTGAGAGAGATGCCTCCATTCAAGCCGCTGGCCGATGACGTTCACTACCACCAGGAGGCCTACGACGGGACTGGCTACCCCGAAGGGCTGGCCGGTACTGAGATCCCGCTCGGCGCGCGCATCATCCGCGTGGCGGACACGTTCGATGCCGTGACTTCGCACCGTCCCTACCGTCCAAGCCGATCCGTGGAAGAGGCGATAGCCGAGCTGCAGAGGATGGCTGGGAACACGCTCGATCCGGTGCTCGTGGAGGTGTTTCTCCGCGTCCTGAGGGAGAAGCCTCCCTTTGAGATCCAGCTGCGCCTGTGGCGGGAGCGCTCGTAGTGCGGGCTGGTCAGAAATCGTGGGCGGAGGCGGCCGCGACCGTTGTGTTCTGGCCGGCCCTGGCGCGAGCCAGGGCCTCCTCGGCTCGCTCCAGCAGTTCCTGGGAGTTGTCGGCGTCTTGAGGGTAGCACGCCAGGCCGATGCTCACGGTGAGGGTCAGCGGATATGGGTGGCCCGGGGGTACAAACAAGGTGCGCTCGACCGACCCGCGAATGCGCTCCGCCAGGGCAAACGCTCCCTCCAGAGAGGCCTCGGGCAGTATCAAACCGAACCTCCCAGAGCCCAGAGCAGCCCGGAGGTCAACCACCCGTGTCTCGTTCGTAAGGATGTTGGCAAGATGCACGGTCAGGGCCCGGTCGGCCTCGCTTCCAAGGGTGTCACCGATCTCTTCTTCCTGGTCAACCGCAACCAGGGCCACCGCGAAGGAGCGCTTGAACCGGCGGCTCCGCGTCAACTCGCGCTCTGCCGCTGTTGCGAAGTGCGTCGCCTTGAACAGGCCCGTCTGTGAGTCAACGATGATCTGGTGCCGCGCTCGCTCGCGCAACTCGTCGAGGTGGCCCTGCACGGCAAGGCCTCTGCGCGACCACTGGCGCTCGTACCGCTGGATCACCTCGAGGATGCCCGATGAGATCAGGCGGTTGAGGAAGTTGACGACGTCGGGATCCTGGTCGCCGGCCGCCGGGTCACTGGAGAGTAAGTCAAGCACTGTGGGCTTGGCCTCCAGGAGGGCGCGGATCACCTCCTCCAGCGGCGTCTCCAGGGCAAGCGCTTCCCCGCTGAATCTGCCGGCGAATTCGATGAAGGGCTCTACCTGTCCGGCGGCAGCCGCCTCGGCAAGAGCGTCCATACCGGCCTGGGTATGCCGCTCTATTCGCTCGCCGTCCTGCCAGATCTGCCCGCGCGTGGGAGCGGCCACGAGGTTGCGGGCCCAGTGCGCCGCCAGCAGCCGGCGCCGCGTGCGAATGAGGTCAAGGACAACACGGTTCATCGGGGCATCTTCCCGGTATGTTACGATGGTGGGCAGCGCAACTCCTGTAACGCAGGGAAGGATGATGCCGCGGTGAACGGTCTGTGTGGCGCGGGCGGACCATGAGCACGAGGCTGAGGGGCATCCTGCAGGGGTTGGTAGGCGACGACACGCGGGCAGTTGTACTGCTTGGCGCCGACGGCCGCGCGGTTGAGACCGTGGTGAAGGGCGGCGCCCATGACCCGAGCACGTTGTCCGACGACCTGGTCGCGCTGTTCAAGGTTGGCGCCTACTGCGCCCGCAAGATGGACGGGGGCGAGATGGACTACCTGGCCGTGACCACCGAGAGCCTGGCCCTGCTCGTTGCGGCAGTTGGACCGGCGCACTACCTGGCGGCGGTACTGGATGCGGGCGGTAACGTCGCCCGCGCCCGGCTGGCGATCCGTCGGTGCAAAGCCGAGATCACGGAAGAACTGGGATGAGAAGAACCCTTTGCCTTCTGGCCGTCTGGCTTGCCGTCCTGGCATTGCTTCCCGCGGGCGCGGCCGGCGGCACGGTCAGGTCCGATGCGCTGCGCGAGGGAGCGGCGCTGTTCGCGCGGGGCAGGATGGCCGAGGCCGAGGCAGTCTTCGCTCGCGCCGTGAGCCGCCATCCTGGTTCGGCACACGGCTGGCTTTGGCTGGGTGTGGTCCAGTTCCACGCGGGCGACAACGAGCGGGCCGAGCGGTCGTTCTCCCGGGCGGTTCGACTCTCGCCGCGCGACGGCTTGATGCTGCTCTGGTGGGGTCACGCGCTGGTTCGGACAGAGCGCACCGCGGAGGCCGGTACGGCGTTCCGGCACGCCCTGCTGGCGCGATCCCCGGCCCAGGTCCGCGACCTAGCCCACCAGGCGTTACGCGCGCTGGGTCCGTTGCCGCACCCCGCAGCGCAGGCTCCGCCGGGACAGGCCCCGGTCGAGCCGCCCTTGGGCGCGCCTCCCAGCGCGCCGCCTTGGGTGCTGGACGCGGCGAGCTACAATGCCATCGCCCGCTTCTACAACCCGCGCCTCACGCACGAGCAGTCGGTTGCCATCGGCCAGGCGCTTCTGGGTTACAGCAGGCACTTCAACGTTGACCCTCGCCTGGTGGTCGCCCTCGTGGTTATCGAGTCCGGATTCCAGCCCGCGGCGCGATCGCGGGCCGGCGCGATAGGATTGGGCCAGCTCATGCCGGCCACCGCCCGCTCGCTCGGGGTGGACGCCTGGGACCCGGTGCAGAACCTCTATGGAGCCATTCGGTACCTGCGCGGCAATCTTGATCGTTTCGGTTGGAGCAATGCCCACCTGGCGCTGGCGGCCTACAACGCGGGCCGGGGCGCGGTTGAGAAGCACGAGGGAATCCCCCCGTACGCGGAAACCCAGTGGTATGTGACGAACATATCAGGTCTATACCGCCGGCTCCTGACGATCCCGGGCGAAAGCCTGGAACTCTCACGGCGGCTCTAGGCAAGTTAGGGAGGGACTAGGCGGAGTCTCGAGTGGGAAGATAGCCAGTAGCAAGCAGCCTCCGAACGGGCAAACCCGCCGTGAGGCGGGGACGCAAAGCCAACAGGGCCTGGAAGACCCAGGTTGCGGGTTTCCAGGTCGGCTGGGTTGCCGAAGGGGAGGTACTCCCAGCCTTCCGGCCCCAGCCGGGAGGCGTTTGTATCATGGAGAACGTCAAAGGGTATCGCACAGTGGAAACCCTCCGCATTCAGTGCAACGAGGCCATCCAGGCCGGGGCGGCCCTCTTCGCCGGGATGTGCGGCGACGAAGTGGATCTGGACCTGCTTGTGGCGTACCTGGCCGCGCGCGGCTTCGACGGTGGCGTAATAGTTGGAGATCAGGAGGCCGACGGCGTGCTCTGGTTCCAGGAGGGTACGCCCCGCGAGGTGTGGGTGTTCGAGGCGGGCGACAT
This DNA window, taken from Armatimonadota bacterium, encodes the following:
- a CDS encoding tetratricopeptide repeat protein gives rise to the protein MRRTLCLLAVWLAVLALLPAGAAGGTVRSDALREGAALFARGRMAEAEAVFARAVSRHPGSAHGWLWLGVVQFHAGDNERAERSFSRAVRLSPRDGLMLLWWGHALVRTERTAEAGTAFRHALLARSPAQVRDLAHQALRALGPLPHPAAQAPPGQAPVEPPLGAPPSAPPWVLDAASYNAIARFYNPRLTHEQSVAIGQALLGYSRHFNVDPRLVVALVVIESGFQPAARSRAGAIGLGQLMPATARSLGVDAWDPVQNLYGAIRYLRGNLDRFGWSNAHLALAAYNAGRGAVEKHEGIPPYAETQWYVTNISGLYRRLLTIPGESLELSRRL